In Inquilinus sp. Marseille-Q2685, the following proteins share a genomic window:
- a CDS encoding ABC transporter substrate-binding protein, with protein MSGRHLTALAALALTAAASSAAFGAEITFACGSTGIQSRLCDEAAKAWSAKTGNMVKVVAAPQSTSEQLALYQQFLTGKSSDIDVFQVDVIWPGILGSHFVDLKQYVDQATIDQHFPNIVQGLTRNGQLLALPWYTDAGLLYYRQDLLDKYKLEVPETWGQLTEAAKTIQEGERKAGNDRFFGFVFQGRAYEGLTCDALEWIVSFGGGTVVGPDGKITVDNPQAAKALDLAASWVGTIAPDGVLNYIEEDARGVFQSGNAAFMRNWPYAASLAESADSPVKGKVGYAPLPKGDGEGARHAATLGGWQIAVSKYSENPKEAAAFALYLTSRDEQKRRAMEGGYQPTIPALYEDAELLEKRPFFKTTRQILESAVARPSAVTGERYSEVSSLFWNAVHNTLSKQGDGAANLAQLQKDLNRLSRGGRW; from the coding sequence ATGTCCGGGAGACACCTGACCGCTCTCGCCGCCCTTGCCCTCACCGCGGCGGCATCTTCGGCCGCCTTCGGCGCCGAGATCACCTTCGCCTGCGGCTCCACCGGCATCCAGTCCAGGCTGTGCGACGAGGCCGCCAAGGCCTGGTCGGCCAAGACCGGCAACATGGTCAAGGTCGTCGCCGCCCCGCAATCGACATCGGAGCAGCTGGCACTCTACCAGCAGTTCCTCACCGGCAAGTCGAGCGACATCGACGTGTTCCAGGTCGACGTGATCTGGCCCGGCATCCTGGGCAGCCACTTCGTCGACCTGAAGCAGTATGTCGACCAGGCCACCATCGACCAGCACTTCCCGAACATCGTCCAGGGCCTGACCCGCAACGGCCAGCTGCTGGCCCTGCCCTGGTATACGGATGCCGGGCTGCTGTACTACCGCCAGGACCTGCTGGACAAATACAAGCTCGAGGTGCCCGAAACCTGGGGTCAGCTGACCGAAGCGGCCAAGACCATCCAGGAGGGCGAACGCAAGGCCGGCAACGACCGCTTCTTCGGCTTCGTGTTCCAGGGGCGCGCCTATGAGGGGCTGACCTGCGACGCGCTGGAATGGATCGTCAGCTTCGGCGGCGGCACCGTCGTCGGCCCTGACGGCAAGATCACCGTCGACAACCCCCAGGCGGCCAAGGCGCTGGACCTCGCCGCCTCCTGGGTCGGCACCATCGCCCCCGACGGCGTGCTGAACTATATCGAGGAGGACGCCCGCGGCGTGTTCCAGTCCGGCAACGCCGCTTTCATGCGCAACTGGCCCTATGCCGCCAGCCTGGCGGAATCGGCCGACAGCCCGGTCAAGGGCAAGGTCGGCTATGCGCCGCTGCCGAAGGGCGACGGCGAGGGCGCGCGCCACGCGGCGACGCTCGGCGGCTGGCAGATCGCGGTTTCGAAATACTCCGAGAACCCCAAGGAGGCGGCAGCCTTCGCCCTCTACCTGACCTCCAGGGACGAGCAGAAGCGCCGGGCGATGGAAGGCGGCTACCAGCCGACCATTCCGGCGCTGTACGAGGATGCCGAGCTGCTGGAGAAGCGGCCCTTCTTCAAGACGACGCGGCAGATCCTGGAAAGCGCCGTGGCCCGGCCGTCCGCAGTGACGGGCGAGCGCTACAGCGAAGTCTCGTCGCTGTTCTGGAACGCCGTGCACAACACCCTGTCGAAGCAGGGCGACGGCGCCGCCAACCTGGCCCAGCTGCAGAAGGACCTGAACCGGCTCAGCCGCGGCGGCCGCTGGTAA
- the cpaB gene encoding Flp pilus assembly protein CpaB produces MNTNALTRAYLVLGGLGAVSLIAYGVYKSSVPANTVPASAPVVQPAPVDMKVFGVMTAARFIARGQVIAREDVATTSIAGAVPSGARTAIGDVVGKVATADIMPQQLLLDSTISADPARAGLAALVPAGYRAISILTNDEIAVSQFVRPGDKVDIQLVLPDGVLNKQNGLERPDSDLSEARTVLQDVLVLTVGSTLGDPSLAQAAAEQAANTAGRRSEPSRTISLAMTPNQIAQFALARSLGSFYLSLRSPEDLQLIGDNTAKLSDIRGPAPPPAAPAPPQKKPIELIVGDKTQLIYPKTSGEPR; encoded by the coding sequence ATGAACACGAATGCGCTGACACGAGCTTATCTGGTCCTCGGCGGGCTGGGGGCGGTGTCGCTGATTGCTTATGGCGTCTATAAGAGTTCGGTGCCGGCGAACACGGTGCCCGCATCGGCGCCGGTCGTGCAGCCTGCACCTGTCGACATGAAGGTCTTCGGCGTCATGACGGCCGCCCGGTTCATCGCCCGGGGGCAGGTGATCGCCCGGGAGGATGTGGCCACCACCTCGATCGCCGGGGCGGTGCCGTCGGGGGCCCGGACGGCGATCGGCGACGTGGTCGGCAAGGTGGCGACGGCTGACATCATGCCGCAGCAGCTGCTGCTCGATTCCACGATCTCCGCGGATCCGGCCCGGGCGGGCCTCGCCGCGCTGGTTCCGGCCGGCTACCGCGCGATCAGCATCCTGACCAATGACGAGATCGCGGTCAGCCAGTTCGTCCGGCCCGGGGACAAGGTCGACATCCAGCTGGTGCTGCCCGACGGCGTCCTGAACAAGCAGAACGGGCTGGAGCGGCCGGACAGCGATCTGAGCGAGGCGCGCACGGTGCTGCAGGACGTGCTCGTGCTCACCGTCGGCTCAACCCTGGGCGATCCGAGCCTGGCCCAGGCCGCCGCCGAGCAGGCGGCGAACACGGCCGGGCGCCGGAGCGAGCCGTCGCGGACCATCAGCCTGGCCATGACCCCGAACCAGATCGCTCAGTTCGCCCTGGCCCGCAGCCTGGGCTCCTTCTACCTGTCCCTGCGCAGCCCCGAAGACCTGCAGCTGATCGGGGACAACACCGCCAAACTCTCCGACATCCGCGGCCCAGCCCCGCCACCGGCCGCCCCGGCGCCGCCGCAGAAGAAGCCGATCGAGCTGATCGTCGGCGACAAGACCCAGCTGATCTATCCCAAGACGTCCGGAGAGCCGCGATGA
- a CDS encoding type II and III secretion system protein family protein, protein MRFVVRMLCVAVLVLVAQIAGAEELRLGVGAQRVLNLPAPITRIVVGQGGIIDATALNEDQLQITGLQSGKTTLSIFTAQSDQGVSYDVTVGGAAVALPTIPDRGDPARQIRGQPGLQGVRVSRDGDTLVMSGTVPDLDAHARASSIARAYGGGNVVDLTRVTGNQMVAVDIQFAAVSATTLRALGFNFAALGGSDFQGAIVGPNSLQSFEFNGAGLSLEASAPLASAFNLFLGDPRNGILGILSALSQAGLTQLLAQPTLLVRSGDQAEFLAGGEVPIPVPQGGASIGTVTIEYHEYGVKLEIAPVVMSDKRIVLKVAPEVSELDFANALEFQGFSVPAFRRRSTSTTVELGNGQSFVLAGLMYSNSQINESKFPWLGDIPILGALFKSTNNQQERQELIIVATPRLVTPLSPGQIPPLPGVDTRKYNPTVGDMILNVDQVQDHLAPYGLMR, encoded by the coding sequence ATGAGGTTTGTGGTCCGTATGCTGTGCGTCGCAGTTCTCGTCCTGGTCGCCCAGATCGCCGGGGCGGAGGAGCTGCGGCTCGGCGTCGGGGCCCAGCGCGTGCTCAACCTGCCGGCGCCGATCACCCGCATCGTCGTCGGCCAGGGCGGCATCATCGACGCGACCGCGCTGAACGAGGACCAGCTGCAGATCACCGGGCTGCAATCCGGCAAGACCACCCTCAGCATCTTCACCGCCCAGTCGGACCAGGGGGTCTCCTACGACGTCACGGTCGGCGGCGCGGCGGTCGCCCTGCCGACCATCCCCGACCGCGGCGATCCGGCGCGGCAGATCCGCGGCCAGCCCGGGCTGCAGGGGGTGCGGGTGAGCCGCGACGGCGACACGCTGGTGATGTCCGGCACCGTGCCGGATCTCGACGCCCATGCCCGGGCGTCGAGCATCGCCCGCGCCTATGGCGGTGGCAACGTCGTCGACCTGACCCGGGTCACCGGCAACCAGATGGTGGCCGTCGACATCCAGTTCGCGGCGGTGTCGGCGACCACGTTGCGCGCCCTCGGCTTCAACTTCGCGGCACTCGGCGGCAGCGATTTCCAGGGCGCGATCGTCGGGCCGAACTCGCTGCAGAGCTTCGAGTTCAACGGCGCCGGGCTGTCGCTCGAGGCCTCGGCGCCGCTGGCCAGCGCCTTCAATCTCTTCCTCGGCGATCCGCGCAACGGCATTCTCGGCATCCTCAGCGCCCTGTCTCAGGCCGGGCTGACCCAACTCCTGGCCCAGCCGACGCTGCTGGTGCGCTCCGGCGACCAGGCCGAGTTCCTGGCTGGCGGCGAGGTGCCGATCCCGGTGCCCCAGGGCGGCGCCTCGATCGGCACGGTGACGATCGAATACCACGAATACGGCGTGAAGCTGGAGATCGCGCCGGTGGTGATGTCGGACAAGCGCATCGTGCTCAAGGTCGCGCCGGAGGTCAGCGAGCTGGACTTCGCCAACGCGCTCGAGTTCCAGGGCTTCAGCGTGCCGGCCTTCCGCCGCCGGTCGACCTCGACCACGGTCGAGCTGGGCAACGGCCAGAGCTTCGTCCTGGCCGGGCTGATGTACAGCAACAGCCAGATCAACGAGAGCAAGTTCCCCTGGCTCGGCGACATCCCGATCCTCGGCGCCCTGTTCAAGAGCACCAACAACCAGCAGGAGCGGCAGGAACTGATCATCGTCGCAACGCCGCGGCTGGTCACGCCGCTGTCGCCCGGGCAGATCCCGCCGCTGCCCGGGGTGGACACCCGCAAATACAACCCGACGGTCGGCGACATGATCCTGAACGTGGACCAGGTGCAGGATCATCTCGCCCCCTACGGGCTGATGCGCTGA